GATACTTTTAGGACTGTCCAACTCTAATAACGGAAGCCTGGCCGTAAAATTATGCAACGCTTCATAGCGCAAGCGCAAACCTGGAGAAATCGCTCCGCCAAGGTAGTTGTCATTTTCATCTACAAAATCATAAGTGATGCAGGTTCCGGCATCAATCACCAGCCTGTTTTGCTTTGGAAATTGCAGTACCGCTCCGGCAGCCAGGACCATTCTGTCCATGCCAAGCGTTTTTGGGGTTTCGTATAAATTAACAAACGGGAAACTATCTTCATGGGATATAAAATGAACTTTCAGCTTTTCTCCAAAGTCTAAAAAATCATTTTTGTCCAGACTTCCAACCGAAGCAACAACCAAAAAGGCTGTTTTTGGAAAATCTTTTAAAATTTTTTCAATATTTTTTCTAAAATCTTTTTTGAGAAAAATAAAATACCCCAAAAGACTATCATTCTCAAAGACAGCACCTTTAATTCGAGTATTGCCAACATCAATTGCTAAAAGCATATCCTTTTGTTTGTTTTTGCGAAGTTACGAATTGATTTTTTTTAAAAATTGTTTTGGATAAATTAAAAATCGTTCTATATTTGCACCCGCATTAGCAACGGTACCTTAGCTCAGTTGGTAGAGCAATGGACTGAAAATCCATGTGTCCCTGGTTCGATTCCTGGAGGTACCACAGAAAGCCTAAACATCAATTTGTTTAGGCTTTTTTTATTGCTATAATTCTCTATATCTTTTATTTTTAATCTTTGATTATCTAGAAATATATACCACAACGATAAAGAGACTCAAAATTCACTTTTAATAACTCTTTTCTATTATCTGCAAAATACGCAGACTTAACCTCTCAAAGCCTTTGCTCATTAGTAACCTTTGACTAGAAGCAATCGCATCGCAAGCAAAAATTTTATTTTTTTTATTTATTTTACTTTTTTACTGCAACCCTTTTACTTTTTTCACTCTTATCATAAAATTAAAGTATATTAACTCCAATTTATTTTACTTATGAAAAAGATTTTACTTTCTCTGATTCTATTTACCGGGTTGTTGCAAATTTCCTGTAGTGAGGATTCGGTTGTGGATTCGTCAAATGTGCCAACTAATAACTCTGTTGATGTTTATGTTGCCGGTCAGAAAAACAGCCAGGCTTGTTACTGGAAAAACAACCAGCTTGTGTTATTGAATTCCGGCGGAATCAATGCTCCTACTGCCAACAAGATTATGGTAGTAAATAATGATGTATATGTTCTTGGAATTGGTGTTGGAACTACAACTACGGAAACATTCCCTATGTTCTGGAAAAATGGCGTTTTGACTAATTTAAAAACAAGCCTTAGCTCTGCAGATGATGAAGTTGTGACTGTTACTGATTTTGAAGTGGTTGGCAATGATGTTTATTTTGTGGGTTATACGAAAAGAAGGGTCATAACTTTTGAAGATTACAGTCTTGTTTATTGGAAAAACGGCATTAAGACCACAGTACACAATTATGGCGGTTATGTTCAGAACTATTCAAAAATAAAAGTCGTAAACAATACTGTTTATATAACCGGCACTAATAATCGCGATTCGAGTATTAATGGCTATTATGTAAACACTGTTTTTAACGAGATTCCATTTTCCACACTTAATGGCCTGGCTGTAAACAATAACGAAGTATATACTTATGGAACGGCAAATAATGGTGGTTATTATAAAAACATAACTACCGGTTCAGAAACCTCTTTTCCAACCGTAGCTACAGTTACCTCTATGCTTTTTGACAATAACAATCTGTATCTTACAGATGTAGCCAGCATCTATAAAAATGGGACTATGTTTGATGCGGGGCAACCTCAGTTGGGCGGAATTATGGATTTTAAGATTTTAAATAATAATACTTACAAAATTATTCAGGAAGGTGTTGCTCCCGGATACATTAGCCACCTGACGATAAACGGGGTTGAGGCAGCACAAATACCCGATTCTGAAGGCACATTTTTATCGCTTTTTGTAGTCCAAAACTAAATTATGAATAGCATTAACTGGCATGAAATTTACACGAAGACATCCCCAAAACTCTTGGGGATTTGTCGCAGATATATAAAAGATATCGCGACTGCTGAGGATATTGTTCAGGATTCTTTTATTGTAGCCATGCAAAAAGAAGAAACTTTAAAAGATAAAAGTGCTTTGCAGGGCTGGTTAAGCCGGATTGTGATAAATATGGCTATCCATCATTTAAAAGAAGTAAAAAAAATAAACTTTTCAACGCAACAAGATTATGAAATTGTTGATTCAACTACTGTCATGAATACCATTGCAATAGACGCCAAAAGCTTACTACTGTCTGCCGATTTGGAAAGGGATGATATATTAGAGGCGATAGACCGTTTGCCGGAACATCATAAATCTGTTTTTAATATGTATGTTATTGACCGGTTTTCTCATAGCGAAATTGGCAAAATACTCCATATTTCAACAGGTACTTCAAAATCGCATTTATCAAGGGCCCGAAAAGCAATCCAGCTTTTTCTATTGGAAAGAATAAAAGAAAAACCTGTTGATGAAAAGAAGAAACGCCGTATTGCTTTCCTGATTTTTTTAGGTTTTGGAAATCAGATGTTCGCTAATTTCTGCAAAAAACAATTCAAGGATTTTGAAATAGAACCATTAGAAACTTTTGAATCGGTTACAAATAAAGGAACTTTTCCAAGCCAGTTTATTGGTTTGGCTAAAATAAATCCTGTACCAAAATTTATGACAATAGCCATTTGTTTCTTAGGTGTATTGGGAGTTGCTTTTTATGCCTATTTTTTTGATGTAAAAGATATTCCTCAAAAACATCCTAAGCCTGATTTGGAGTCTGTTGATATTATTCCTGAAAACCAATTACCCGTAGCTGTTGAAGATACTGCAAAAGGAGAAGAACCAGCCACAGAACCAAAAAGCATCAAAACTCTTTTTACTCATGAAAAAGCAACCGTCACCAATAAAAACTCTCAAAAAACAATAGAAGAAGTAAATAGTATTGTTACTAAAGATTCTGTAAAAAATGAGCCTCAGAAAGTGGTTATCATCAAAAGACAAATTGTAAAAAAAGATACCGTTTATGTTTCAGAATAAAATTCTACTCTTTTTTTTAGCCTTTACGACCTATACTTTTTCACAAGAGAAGAAAATAGATACTATTTATGTTTATGAGGAGATTATTATTCATGATACTGTTTTTATCGAAAAACCTTTAAAAATAGACAAGGCCATTTTTACAGAAACCGATAAGAAAGACCTGTTGGAACTGACCCAAAACGGAAAGAAAATCACTGTTGATACGCTTATCATTAACAGCAAAAAAAGGATTGAAAAAAACGAAAAAAGTTGGTTTTTTGGAGGCCGATTACATCTCGGTTTAGCCAGCAACAGCCTGTTCAAGGAAGTTAATGCTCCCAGTCCTATTGGATTGGGTTTGGGCATTTGGACCCGAAAGGAACTATTCCAATCCAGGTTTTCTTTGGGTATTGGAATTGATGCCTTTTATTGGCTGAGTCCGTTTTCGTTTAATGCTTCCAAAAAAGACAGCCACCTTAATGGCTACTATTTCACACAAAACAGTGAGCCCAAGTTGTTTCAATCTCTTGAGAGCAAACATTTTCAATTGCAAATCCCGGTTCAATTGTATTATAAAATAAACAGGTTTATGCCTTCCGTTGGCGGGTTTGTCAGCACCAGCAGTTATAAGTCACAATTTTTAGGTTCGTCCGGCAGATTGCCCCAAACTTTAGACGAAACACAAAGATTTAGAGCCGAGGCTTTACAAATAGGCTACCTGGCCGAAGTGCAGTATGCTATTTCAGAACATCTTTCTATTGCCCTGCATTTTAGTTCCGGAAAAGCCAACAATTTGCTTTTTACCAATAAGCAGGATAAGAGTCAGTCTTTTAAGACCGGGAATGAGTTTTCGGAAAAGAGATTCGGTTTACAGTTAGTTTATAGGTGGTAGTTGGTAGTGGATCGTTGATAATGGATAGTGGATAGTTGGGAGTTGGTAGTGGATGGTCTTTTAGACAAATCATAATTTTCTTATAATAAATCCTTTGGGGTTTCTGAACCCGCTTTTTTATTTTTATATTTAAGTGCGGAACAAAAAGAAAACTTTATGGTTTGGTGGAAAAAGACATTGATTGGAATCGGGATTCTCATAGTACTGGCCTTGATTTTGAATATTGGCCTGAACTATTGGATACGCAAACAGCTACCTGTCATTATCAACGAGAACAACAATTCGCCCTATCAGATTACTTACAAAACTCTTGAGGTTGCCCTGTTTGATGGAAATGCTATTGCCAAAGAAATTACCGTTGTTCCAAAATCATCCTTAAAGAAAACAGATGTTAAGGCAGGAATCTATACTACCATCCAAAGTATAAAAATAGAAGGAATCAGTGCCTGGTCTATTTTGTTCAGCAAAAGGATTGTTGCCAAAAAGATTGTCATCAACAAGCCTGAAATTATCCTTTTTAAAGATAATGACCGGGCTTTAAATGATCCGAACAGTATTCGGGATAAGGTGGTCGCTCCTTTTAAAAATACGATTTCCGTATCTGACATCTATCTTTTAAATTCCAGTCTACAGATTATTTCCACGACCGATAATAAGGCGTCACTGATTGTGCATAATTTATCGATGCAGCTTGACGGTATTCTCCTGGATGACACTACATTAAAAGAGAAAATTCCTTTTACTTATAAAAACTTTGAAATTGACTGTGATAGTATTTATTATCGTGCCAACGAGTTTTACCATCTGACAGCTAAAAAAATACATACTGACAAATCTGACTTAAAAATAGCCGATTTCCGTATGATTCCGGAATATGACCGCGGTGAATTTGTGAGAAGGATTCCCAAAGAAAAAGACATTTATACTATCAATGCCCAGGAAATAAAAATAAATAACATGAACTGGGGATTTAAAGACAGTGTTTTTTATTTCAATTCTACGAATGTTTTTTTGGAAAAGGTTTTTGCCAATATCTATCGCCCGAAAATGCCGCCTGATGATCTTTCAAAAAAACATTTGTATAACAAGTTGCTACGCGATATTAAATTCCCGCTTCATGTGGATACGCTTGCCATTCGCGAATCTACGCTGGAATATGAAGAGGAAAAAACTTTTGAAAAAGGAGCAGGATTGCTTTCTTTCAACAAGTTCAACATGTTTGTAACCGATATCAATAGCGGTTACGGAAATAAAAAACTGCCTGATGTAAAAATTACTGTCAATTGCAGATTTATGAATGTTTCACCTATGAAGGTAAACTGGCGATTTAACGTAATGGATGTATCTGACGGCTTCAACATCAAAGGAAGCATATTCCAATTTCCTGCAAACCGGCTAAAACCTTTTACGAAGCCTTACATGAACGCATCTGTTGAAGGAATGCTTAATGAGGTATATTTTAATTTTTCAGGGAACGACGTAAAATCCAAAGGAGATTTTGCCATTAAATATGACGATATAAAAGTGACTCTTTACCAGAAAAAGAATCCGAAGAAAAAGAACAAATTTCTTTCTGCCGTGGGTAATCTGTTCGTAAAAAACGATTCTGATGAAAAGGTTGTGGAAGCAGAAGTCGAAGTTGAGAGAATCCCGGAAAAATCATTCTATAATTTCTTTTGGAGGAATATAGGCGAAGGATTGAAAAAGACGCTTTTATAAGTTCTATTTTTGATATATTGATTGCGCCTTAGCGCCTTTGCGAGCAACTATTTCTCGCAAAGGCGCTAAGGCGCAAAGTTATTTGATGCAGACTCAATAATTATTTTGAATCTTGTCTTATTGACCTTCCGGCTTGGTTTCTTCTATTGCTTCGCCTGTTTTGCTGAATACTTTGATTTTAGGATTGTCTTGTGTTCCGGCAACCACGACAGGAATACCGATTAATCCGAATGGTGGCAATCCTACACGTATTCTGAGATTCAGCTTTCCGTCAAAGCTTGTTTCTCCTTGCAGGCGCAGTCTGAAAAGTGCCACTTTCATTTTGGTCTGCTCTATTGTAATAATATTGTTTTTAATCCTTGATTTGATGTCTACCTGGCTCAAATCCGGATTGTCAATGCTTTCAAAGTCAGTTTTACTGCTTAGCTGGTTAAACAGTTTCAGTCCGTTGACTTTTACTTTGCTCAATGACACGACTCCTTTTCCTTCCAATGAAGGATAAACCGGTTTCATTTCTTCATTTAACTGGCCTTTTACGGTATAATCCAAAGAAATGATTCCTTCTGCTTTTTCTGCCGCTGTAGCCAAATTTCTAAACATTTCAATTTCGTTATAGGCTTTTTTAACGTTGAAATTTTTAGCTACGAAGTGGATATCGAAATTTGCCTTTTTAGCAGTAATATCATCGTAAAAACCATTAATACCAACACGGCATCCAATAATTCCAAATCCGATTTTCTGGAAAAAGAGCTTGCCCCTGTCCAAAGATGTACTTCCGGTAACATTGTCCAGAATGAGTCCGTCGTATTCCAGTTTTTTCACATTCGCCAACAGCGATACTTTCAAGTTTTCAGGCAGGAGAATTACTCCCGAAGCTGCTGCTGTTTCAGTATCCTGAACCGTTTTTTTCTCAACTCCTTTTCCTTTTTCAGCAACCGGTTCCTGAGCCATAAACTCATCGGCAACCACCAATCCGGAATTTACTTCAAAGTTTCCTTTGAGTGTGGCATTTTTCTCAAAAACGAAATTGATGACGTTTTCAAGTCGGCCTTTCATTGCAAAATCAGATTTTCCATAATTCGCGCTGAATTTGTCAAAATTCATCTTGTCCTGATGGAAGGTAAAGAGCCCTTCTCTGATAAAAAATGGTTTCGGAAATAATTCTGAAGTTGTTTTTATATCACGCAGCAATAAACTGCCTTTATTGTTTAGTTTACTGTATTGTCCGGTTGTTGCATAACTCTGTTTTCCTTTTAGTGACAGGTCTGCTTTTGCATATCCGGTAATATCAAGACCTTTTTGCCTGAAAACCTTATATATTTTTGCAATATCAAGCGTTCCTTTTGCCACGACATCATAATTCACATCGTCAAAATTGGACAGTAGCGCTTTTACATAAACCGGATTTTGTTCAAATACGAAAGAAGCCGGGGCCACTTCAATTTTAAGGTCTTTGTATTGGCCGGTTGTATTTTTGACTGCGGCAACAAACTTAATATCGGTAATCGGGTTCGGGTAATATTCTGTTTTCAGGAAACCGTTCTGAAGGTTAATTTTTCCATCGGTAATCGGGAACAGCCTTTTCTCACTATTGTATTGTCCTTTTGAATTGATATCTGCCAAAAGCACGCCTTTCAGTTCCAGGTTGCTTATTCCCATAGCGCCAATGGCTTTGCCTACATCCAACTTTGATTTTACTTTGGCTGTCAGGTCAATATTTTTAAGGCCTTTAGAATTTATTTTAGCACTCAGATAATCGTTTCCAACATTAAAATGCAATGTGTCGAGTTTTACCTCCAGTTGTTCTGTTTCTAACGAAGGTAGTTTGGTGTAAAACTTCAGGGAAATATTTGAGGTTTCAAACGGAGCATCTTTATAGGAAATATTTCCTTCCCTGATGTTCATTCCAAATGCCAAATCAGGTTTGCGGTTGAGCGATGCGTTGTAATTTCCTTTGAAAGTAAGCAAAAGGTCTGTTCTTCCTTTTACTTTTGTTTTTTCCAACCAGGTAACATATTTAGGAGGCAATGCCGTGAAAAGGTCATTTAGCCTACTGTCTTGGGATTCAATTTTTATATCAATATCATAGCCGTCTTTCAGGAAGTTCATTTTCCCGATAAAACTTATAGGAAGCTTATTAATTTTCAGGTCGTTTTGCTGAAAAACAAAAGACAGCGAGTTGGTATTGATTTTGGTAATAAGGTCGGCATCAATCTTTTTGTTTTCGAGGTATTTTTCACCATCAAAAGTGAAATCCAGTGATTCGATTTTTGCTTCGGTGTACAGGTCAAAAATTGATTTGTCGAGATTACCTTTACCCAGATAATTAAATCCCCGAGCCTGGAGATTTACTTTTGCCGAAATATC
This portion of the Flavobacterium lindanitolerans genome encodes:
- a CDS encoding RNA polymerase sigma factor; translation: MNSINWHEIYTKTSPKLLGICRRYIKDIATAEDIVQDSFIVAMQKEETLKDKSALQGWLSRIVINMAIHHLKEVKKINFSTQQDYEIVDSTTVMNTIAIDAKSLLLSADLERDDILEAIDRLPEHHKSVFNMYVIDRFSHSEIGKILHISTGTSKSHLSRARKAIQLFLLERIKEKPVDEKKKRRIAFLIFLGFGNQMFANFCKKQFKDFEIEPLETFESVTNKGTFPSQFIGLAKINPVPKFMTIAICFLGVLGVAFYAYFFDVKDIPQKHPKPDLESVDIIPENQLPVAVEDTAKGEEPATEPKSIKTLFTHEKATVTNKNSQKTIEEVNSIVTKDSVKNEPQKVVIIKRQIVKKDTVYVSE
- a CDS encoding type III pantothenate kinase; the protein is MLLAIDVGNTRIKGAVFENDSLLGYFIFLKKDFRKNIEKILKDFPKTAFLVVASVGSLDKNDFLDFGEKLKVHFISHEDSFPFVNLYETPKTLGMDRMVLAAGAVLQFPKQNRLVIDAGTCITYDFVDENDNYLGGAISPGLRLRYEALHNFTARLPLLELDSPKSIIGNSTSQSIHSGVVNGAVNEIDGFINDYKQHYSKFTIILTGGDAEFLAKRLKNTIFANSNFLLESLSHLFQYKIKND
- a CDS encoding AsmA-like C-terminal region-containing protein, whose product is MKTSLKKIGIKVLKITGVTIASILLLMFLLPMLFPGRIAEQVKAFANKKLDGELSFSESNLSFFKHFPSLTVTLDDFALKGSAPYKNDTLVAAKDVSFGINLKNLIFDGDINIDEIYVSKGLINVKVNEKGQANYNVYISDKEETPKDTTGTSIRLERIDIRNVALKYEDISAKVNLQARGFNYLGKGNLDKSIFDLYTEAKIESLDFTFDGEKYLENKKIDADLITKINTNSLSFVFQQNDLKINKLPISFIGKMNFLKDGYDIDIKIESQDSRLNDLFTALPPKYVTWLEKTKVKGRTDLLLTFKGNYNASLNRKPDLAFGMNIREGNISYKDAPFETSNISLKFYTKLPSLETEQLEVKLDTLHFNVGNDYLSAKINSKGLKNIDLTAKVKSKLDVGKAIGAMGISNLELKGVLLADINSKGQYNSEKRLFPITDGKINLQNGFLKTEYYPNPITDIKFVAAVKNTTGQYKDLKIEVAPASFVFEQNPVYVKALLSNFDDVNYDVVAKGTLDIAKIYKVFRQKGLDITGYAKADLSLKGKQSYATTGQYSKLNNKGSLLLRDIKTTSELFPKPFFIREGLFTFHQDKMNFDKFSANYGKSDFAMKGRLENVINFVFEKNATLKGNFEVNSGLVVADEFMAQEPVAEKGKGVEKKTVQDTETAAASGVILLPENLKVSLLANVKKLEYDGLILDNVTGSTSLDRGKLFFQKIGFGIIGCRVGINGFYDDITAKKANFDIHFVAKNFNVKKAYNEIEMFRNLATAAEKAEGIISLDYTVKGQLNEEMKPVYPSLEGKGVVSLSKVKVNGLKLFNQLSSKTDFESIDNPDLSQVDIKSRIKNNIITIEQTKMKVALFRLRLQGETSFDGKLNLRIRVGLPPFGLIGIPVVVAGTQDNPKIKVFSKTGEAIEETKPEGQ